The Phaeobacter sp. A36a-5a genome contains a region encoding:
- a CDS encoding threonine/serine dehydratase, producing the protein MHWTQDIGAAETRIRPYIQRTPILETVGFGFDHPIMMKLEHMQHTGSFKARGAFNTLLGGSVPEAGLVAASGGNHGAAVAYAAKRLGFRARVYVPEMAGPAKIALIRACGADLEVVPGAYANALEKAQAYEQRTGAMQVHAYDAPATVIGQGTCFAEWDAQGLVADTLLIAVGGGGLIAGAMAWYGGSKKIVAVEPETSSALNSALAAGKPVDVEVSGVAANALGARRIGNICYELAEAQSHAVTSVTVPDDAITAAQTALWQERRLLVEPAGATALAALTSGIYQPAAGERVAVLLCGGNIANDPVGGTS; encoded by the coding sequence ATGCATTGGACACAAGATATTGGCGCCGCTGAAACGCGGATCCGCCCTTATATTCAACGCACACCGATATTGGAAACCGTTGGCTTCGGCTTCGACCATCCGATCATGATGAAGCTGGAGCATATGCAGCACACCGGCAGCTTCAAGGCGCGTGGTGCCTTCAACACGCTTTTGGGCGGATCGGTGCCGGAGGCTGGGCTGGTGGCTGCATCCGGCGGCAATCATGGCGCGGCGGTCGCCTACGCTGCCAAGAGGCTCGGCTTTCGCGCGCGTGTATATGTTCCGGAAATGGCTGGCCCGGCAAAGATCGCATTGATCAGAGCCTGCGGCGCGGATCTCGAGGTTGTTCCGGGCGCCTATGCCAATGCCCTTGAGAAAGCGCAGGCCTACGAGCAGCGGACTGGTGCAATGCAGGTCCATGCCTATGACGCACCGGCAACGGTTATCGGGCAGGGCACCTGCTTTGCGGAATGGGACGCACAGGGGCTCGTGGCTGACACGCTATTGATTGCGGTGGGCGGAGGCGGGCTGATAGCGGGCGCCATGGCCTGGTACGGCGGATCGAAGAAGATCGTGGCGGTTGAGCCGGAAACCAGTTCGGCCTTAAATAGCGCGCTTGCCGCCGGCAAGCCCGTCGATGTTGAGGTTTCAGGCGTGGCTGCAAATGCTCTCGGCGCGCGGCGGATCGGCAATATCTGCTACGAGCTGGCTGAGGCTCAATCACATGCGGTGACCTCGGTGACGGTGCCCGACGATGCAATCACCGCGGCCCAGACGGCGCTGTGGCAGGAACGCCGCCTGCTGGTGGAGCCGGCAGGGGCAACCGCATTGGCTGCTCTGACCAGCGGCATCTACCAGCCGGCAGCAGGTGAGCGGGTTGCGGTGCTGCTCTGCGGTGGCAATATCGCCAATGATCCAGTTGGAGGCACCTCATGA
- a CDS encoding GntR family transcriptional regulator, translating to MSATISDRIYHALSERIVTGALPAGEKLRQDHIAREFNASHVPVREALLRLEAHGLAQSIPRRGMRVTALDPSEIREVIEMRVSLELLALQNAFAHLGPSELEAADTARLACDAATDMADWEQKNRAFHRVILSPCAMPRLLATIDDLHIASARHLFANWKHRWSQRVDTDHALIVQAMRRRDVTTACDILRRHLRRVR from the coding sequence ATGAGCGCTACGATCTCCGACCGAATTTACCACGCGCTGAGCGAACGGATCGTGACCGGCGCTCTGCCTGCCGGCGAAAAGCTGCGTCAGGACCATATTGCACGCGAGTTCAACGCCAGCCACGTTCCGGTGCGCGAGGCCCTGTTGCGACTGGAGGCGCACGGACTTGCCCAGTCGATTCCACGGCGTGGCATGCGGGTGACAGCATTGGACCCTTCGGAAATACGCGAAGTCATCGAAATGCGCGTCTCGCTGGAGCTGTTGGCCTTGCAAAACGCCTTTGCCCATCTGGGACCCTCGGAGCTGGAAGCGGCAGACACCGCAAGACTCGCCTGCGATGCCGCAACAGACATGGCCGATTGGGAGCAAAAGAACCGCGCCTTTCACCGGGTCATCTTGTCGCCCTGTGCAATGCCGCGTTTGTTGGCGACAATTGACGACCTGCATATTGCCTCGGCCCGTCATCTTTTTGCCAATTGGAAACACCGCTGGAGCCAACGTGTCGACACCGATCATGCGCTGATCGTGCAGGCCATGCGACGTCGGGATGTAACCACCGCCTGCGATATTCTACGCCGCCATCTGCGGCGGGTCCGCTAG
- the dapD gene encoding 2,3,4,5-tetrahydropyridine-2,6-dicarboxylate N-succinyltransferase — protein sequence MSNAQLETAIEAAWEARDTITSATTGEQREAIEDTLNALDSGKLRVAERQDNGDWHVNQWAKKAVLLGFRIKDMEEQSGGPQGSGWWDKVDSKFKGWRASEWKEAGFRAVPNCVVRKSAYIAPGVVLMPSFVNLGAYVDEGTMVDTWATVGSCAQIGKNVHLSGGVGIGGVLEPMQAGPTIIEDNCFIGARSEVVEGCIVREGSVLGMGVFIGQSTKIVDRETGEVMYGEVPPYSVVVAGSMPSKNGVNLYCAVIVKRVDERTRSKTGINELLRD from the coding sequence ATGTCCAACGCCCAGCTGGAAACCGCAATCGAGGCCGCTTGGGAGGCCCGTGACACCATCACATCCGCCACCACAGGTGAGCAGCGCGAGGCTATCGAAGACACGTTGAACGCCCTGGATTCGGGTAAACTGCGCGTGGCCGAGCGCCAGGACAACGGGGATTGGCATGTCAATCAATGGGCCAAGAAAGCCGTTCTTCTGGGCTTCCGCATCAAGGATATGGAAGAGCAATCCGGCGGCCCCCAGGGTTCTGGGTGGTGGGACAAGGTCGATAGCAAGTTCAAAGGGTGGCGCGCATCCGAATGGAAAGAGGCGGGATTCCGGGCCGTTCCCAACTGCGTTGTTCGCAAATCGGCCTATATCGCCCCCGGCGTGGTCCTGATGCCATCCTTCGTGAACCTTGGTGCCTATGTCGACGAAGGCACGATGGTCGACACCTGGGCAACCGTTGGCTCCTGCGCTCAGATCGGCAAGAATGTGCATCTTTCCGGTGGTGTCGGTATTGGCGGTGTGTTGGAGCCGATGCAGGCAGGCCCGACCATCATTGAAGACAATTGCTTTATTGGCGCGCGCTCCGAAGTGGTTGAAGGCTGCATCGTGCGTGAAGGATCTGTCCTTGGAATGGGTGTGTTCATCGGCCAATCTACCAAGATCGTGGACCGCGAGACCGGTGAAGTCATGTATGGCGAAGTGCCGCCTTATTCGGTGGTGGTCGCCGGCTCCATGCCCTCAAAAAATGGCGTCAACCTCTACTGTGCGGTGATCGTGAAACGGGTAGACGAAAGAACCCGATCCAAGACCGGGATCAACGAGCTGCTGCGCGACTGA
- the hutU gene encoding urocanate hydratase, translating to MSDPRKNTRDIFPPTGPEITAKSWMTEAPMRMMMNNLHPDVAENPHELVVYGGIGRAARTWKDFDMIVETLKNLEEDQTLMVQSGKPVGVFQTHKDAPRVLIANSNLVPHWANWDHFNELDKKGLMMYGQMTAGSWIYIGTQGIVQGTYETFAEAGRQHYGGDLKGKWILTGGLGGMGGAQPLAAVFAGACCLAVECNPDSIDFRLRTKYLDEKAETLDEALEMIERWTAAGEAKSVGLLGNAAEIFPELVERAKAGGIRPDIVTDQTSAHDPVNGYLPLGWTMGEWKERRVSEPKAVEMAARASMRVQVKAMCDFHAMGVPTVDYGNNIRQMALEEGLENAFDFPGFVPAYIRPLFCRGIGPFRWAALSGDPEDIRKTDAKMKELFPENEGLHRWLDMAQERIAFQGLPARICWIGLGDRHKAGLSFNEMVRNGELKAPVVIGRDHLDSGSVASPNRETEAMMDGSDAVSDWPLLNALLNTASGATWVSLHHGGGVGMGFSQHSGVVICCDGTEDADRRIGRVLWNDPATGVMRHADAGYDIAKDCAREHGLNLPGIL from the coding sequence ATGAGCGATCCCCGCAAGAACACCCGCGACATCTTCCCGCCCACCGGCCCGGAAATCACCGCCAAGTCCTGGATGACTGAGGCGCCGATGCGGATGATGATGAACAACCTGCATCCAGACGTGGCCGAAAACCCGCATGAGCTGGTGGTCTACGGCGGCATCGGCCGCGCCGCGCGCACCTGGAAGGATTTCGACATGATCGTCGAGACCCTGAAGAACCTGGAGGAAGACCAGACCCTGATGGTGCAGTCCGGCAAGCCGGTGGGCGTGTTCCAGACCCACAAGGACGCGCCGCGGGTGCTGATCGCCAACTCCAACCTGGTGCCGCATTGGGCCAACTGGGACCATTTCAACGAGCTCGATAAGAAGGGTCTGATGATGTACGGCCAGATGACGGCCGGCTCCTGGATCTATATCGGCACGCAGGGCATCGTGCAGGGCACTTACGAGACCTTTGCCGAGGCCGGCCGCCAGCATTATGGCGGCGACCTCAAGGGCAAATGGATCCTGACCGGCGGCCTCGGCGGCATGGGCGGCGCCCAGCCGCTGGCCGCTGTCTTCGCCGGCGCCTGCTGCCTCGCGGTGGAGTGCAACCCGGACTCGATCGACTTCCGCCTGCGCACCAAATACCTGGACGAAAAGGCCGAAACCCTGGACGAGGCGCTGGAGATGATCGAGCGCTGGACCGCGGCGGGCGAAGCGAAATCCGTGGGCCTTCTGGGCAACGCGGCAGAGATCTTCCCGGAGCTGGTGGAGCGCGCCAAGGCAGGCGGCATCCGCCCCGATATCGTGACCGACCAGACCTCTGCCCATGACCCGGTCAACGGCTACCTGCCGCTGGGCTGGACCATGGGCGAGTGGAAGGAGCGCCGGGTATCGGAGCCGAAAGCGGTGGAAATGGCCGCCCGTGCCAGCATGCGCGTGCAGGTGAAGGCGATGTGCGATTTCCACGCGATGGGCGTGCCGACGGTGGATTACGGCAACAACATCCGCCAGATGGCGCTGGAGGAGGGGCTGGAAAACGCCTTTGACTTCCCCGGCTTCGTGCCCGCCTACATCCGCCCGCTGTTCTGCCGCGGCATCGGCCCGTTCCGCTGGGCCGCACTCTCGGGCGATCCGGAGGATATCCGCAAGACCGACGCCAAGATGAAGGAGCTGTTCCCGGAGAACGAGGGACTGCACCGCTGGCTGGACATGGCGCAGGAGCGCATCGCGTTCCAGGGCCTGCCCGCGCGGATCTGCTGGATCGGCCTCGGCGACCGCCACAAGGCGGGCCTTTCCTTCAACGAGATGGTCCGCAACGGCGAGCTGAAGGCGCCGGTGGTCATTGGCCGCGACCATCTGGATTCGGGTTCCGTGGCCTCCCCGAACCGCGAGACCGAGGCGATGATGGACGGCTCCGACGCGGTGTCCGACTGGCCGCTGCTGAACGCGCTGTTGAACACCGCCTCCGGTGCGACCTGGGTGTCGCTGCACCACGGCGGCGGCGTTGGCATGGGCTTCTCGCAGCATTCCGGCGTGGTCATCTGCTGCGACGGCACCGAGGACGCCGACCGCCGCATCGGCCGCGTGCTGTGGAACGACCCGGCCACCGGCGTCATGCGCCATGCGGATGCAGGCTATGACATTGCCAAGGACTGCGCGCGCGAACACGGGCTGAACCTGCCCGGTATCCTCTAA
- the hutG gene encoding N-formylglutamate deformylase, giving the protein MIEVTQGSSPLVLGLPHTGTDVPAEIWECLNETGKALADTDWHIHDLYAGLAEDITTVRTPSHRYVIDVNRDPGGISLYPGQNTTTLVPLTDFDGLPIWQEGKEPGEAEIARRRDAYHAPYHAALMAELERVKAIHGFAILYDCHSIRGDIPFLFEGRLPDFNVGTNMGETCDPSIEALTVARCEAAEGYTSTLNGRFKGGWTTRHYGRPAEGLHAIQMELAQATYCQESPPWTYLPERAEQLRAHLTKILTDLQTWRPA; this is encoded by the coding sequence ATGATCGAAGTGACCCAAGGCAGCTCGCCGCTGGTACTAGGCTTGCCCCACACCGGCACCGATGTGCCAGCGGAAATCTGGGAGTGTCTGAACGAGACGGGCAAGGCGCTAGCGGATACAGACTGGCATATCCATGACCTCTATGCCGGGCTGGCAGAGGACATCACAACCGTCCGTACGCCAAGCCACCGCTATGTGATCGACGTGAACCGCGATCCGGGTGGTATCAGTCTCTATCCCGGGCAAAACACCACCACTCTGGTGCCGCTCACGGATTTTGACGGGCTGCCGATCTGGCAAGAGGGCAAGGAGCCGGGTGAGGCGGAAATCGCGCGCCGCCGCGACGCCTATCACGCGCCCTATCACGCGGCGCTGATGGCAGAGCTGGAGCGGGTAAAGGCGATCCACGGTTTTGCGATCCTTTATGACTGCCATTCGATCCGCGGCGATATTCCTTTCCTGTTCGAGGGCCGCCTGCCGGATTTCAACGTCGGCACCAACATGGGCGAAACCTGCGATCCGTCTATCGAAGCCCTCACCGTGGCCCGTTGCGAGGCGGCGGAGGGTTATACCTCCACTCTGAACGGGCGCTTCAAGGGCGGCTGGACCACCCGCCACTATGGCCGCCCCGCCGAAGGCCTGCACGCGATCCAGATGGAGCTGGCGCAGGCCACCTACTGCCAGGAAAGCCCGCCCTGGACCTACCTGCCGGAGCGCGCGGAACAGCTGCGCGCCCATCTCACCAAAATTCTCACCGATCTTCAGACCTGGAGGCCCGCATGA
- the hutH gene encoding histidine ammonia-lyase yields MIEMIPGTVTLSTLEDIYRNLTPARLDASARAPVEAAAQMVADAAAGEEAVYGINTGFGKLASTKIAPEDTATLQRNLILSHCCGVGEALPEDKTRLMMTLKLLSMGRGASGVRWLVIEQIEQMLERGVVPVIPSQGSVGASGDLAPLAHMAAAMIGAGEATFEGTRMSSLDALKKAGLEPIVLGPKEGLGLINGTQFSTACALAGLFDAWRMAEASMAIASLTTDAIMGSTAPLVADIHSLRGHAGQIDVAREMRAIMDGSEIRESHREDDTRVQDPYCIRCQPQVVGAALDVLRMAARTLEIEANAVTDNPLVLVNEGRIVSGGNFHAEYVGFAADQIALAVAEIGAIAQRRVALMVDPTLSHDLPPFLTPDPGLNSGFMIAEVTTAALMSENKHLANPCVTDSTPTSANQEDHVSMAAHGALRLGRMNANLSVILGVEMLCAAQGVEARAPLQTSARLQDVLAMLRADIPALAEDRYLAPDIESASAMVRAGRVAEAAGVKVAA; encoded by the coding sequence ATGATCGAGATGATCCCCGGCACGGTGACGCTGTCCACGCTGGAAGATATCTACCGCAACCTGACCCCGGCCAGGCTGGATGCCTCGGCCCGTGCGCCGGTGGAGGCCGCAGCGCAGATGGTGGCCGATGCCGCTGCCGGAGAAGAGGCGGTCTATGGCATCAACACCGGCTTCGGCAAACTGGCCTCGACCAAGATCGCGCCGGAAGACACCGCCACCCTGCAGCGCAACCTGATCCTCAGCCATTGCTGCGGGGTAGGGGAGGCGCTGCCGGAGGACAAGACCCGGCTGATGATGACGCTGAAACTCCTGTCGATGGGCCGCGGCGCCTCCGGCGTGCGCTGGCTGGTGATCGAGCAGATCGAGCAGATGCTGGAACGCGGCGTGGTGCCGGTGATCCCGTCGCAGGGCTCGGTCGGCGCCTCTGGTGACCTGGCGCCGCTGGCGCATATGGCGGCGGCGATGATCGGGGCAGGGGAGGCCACGTTTGAGGGCACCCGCATGTCCAGCCTTGATGCCCTTAAAAAGGCCGGGTTAGAGCCTATTGTGCTGGGTCCCAAGGAAGGCCTGGGGCTGATCAACGGCACCCAGTTCTCCACCGCCTGCGCCTTGGCCGGTTTGTTTGACGCCTGGCGCATGGCGGAGGCCTCGATGGCGATTGCCTCGCTCACCACCGACGCTATCATGGGCTCCACCGCGCCGCTGGTGGCCGACATCCACTCCCTGCGCGGCCATGCCGGGCAGATCGACGTGGCCCGCGAAATGCGCGCGATCATGGATGGGTCCGAAATCCGCGAAAGCCACCGCGAGGATGACACCCGGGTGCAGGATCCTTACTGCATCCGCTGCCAGCCGCAGGTGGTGGGCGCGGCGCTGGACGTGCTGCGGATGGCTGCCCGGACGTTGGAGATCGAGGCCAACGCCGTAACCGATAATCCGCTGGTGCTGGTGAACGAAGGCCGGATCGTTTCGGGTGGCAACTTCCATGCGGAATACGTGGGCTTTGCCGCCGATCAGATCGCGCTGGCGGTGGCCGAAATCGGCGCTATTGCGCAGCGGCGGGTGGCCTTGATGGTGGACCCGACGCTGAGCCACGACCTGCCGCCGTTCCTGACGCCTGACCCGGGTCTCAACTCCGGCTTCATGATTGCCGAAGTGACCACCGCCGCGCTGATGAGCGAGAACAAGCACCTGGCCAACCCCTGCGTGACCGACTCGACGCCCACATCGGCCAACCAGGAGGACCACGTGTCGATGGCGGCCCATGGCGCGCTGCGTCTGGGACGGATGAACGCCAATCTGTCGGTGATCCTGGGCGTCGAAATGCTCTGTGCTGCGCAAGGGGTGGAGGCGCGTGCGCCGCTGCAGACCTCCGCGCGGCTGCAGGACGTGCTGGCAATGCTGCGGGCCGATATCCCCGCGCTGGCAGAGGACCGCTATCTGGCGCCGGATATTGAATCCGCCAGCGCCATGGTCCGCGCAGGCCGGGTTGCTGAGGCCGCTGGCGTGAAGGTGGCGGCATGA
- the hutI gene encoding imidazolonepropionase — MNSPRSYLICDATLATMADRDVPYGLIRDGIVAVKDGSIQWVGPEDQLPEDYENWGRVSMGGRLITPGLVDCHTHIVFGGNRALEFEMRLNGASYEEVARAGGGIVSTVSATREASLEQLVQGALPRLDALIAEGATVVEVKSGYGLGLTTELNMLRAARRLGELRPVTVKTTFLGAHATPGEYKGRDDDYIDQVCIPALRAAFAEGLVDAVDGFCENIAFSPAQIERVFKAAQELGLPVKLHAEQLSHQGGTALAARYGALSVDHVEYASEDDARAMAAAGSVAVILPGAFYTIRETQMPPVDHFRTHGVPMALATDCNPGSSPLTSLLLTMNMGCTLFRMTPEEALAGVTRNAARALGLADRGQIAEGMRADLAVWDVETPGELAYRIGFNPLYTRIYEGKQ; from the coding sequence ATGAACAGCCCCCGTTCCTATCTGATCTGCGACGCTACGCTAGCCACGATGGCCGATAGGGACGTCCCCTACGGTCTGATCAGAGACGGTATCGTCGCAGTGAAAGACGGCAGCATCCAGTGGGTCGGCCCAGAGGATCAGCTGCCTGAAGACTATGAAAACTGGGGTCGTGTCTCGATGGGTGGGCGCCTGATCACACCGGGTCTGGTCGACTGTCACACCCATATCGTCTTTGGCGGCAACCGGGCGCTGGAGTTCGAAATGCGCCTGAATGGGGCCTCTTATGAAGAGGTCGCACGCGCTGGGGGTGGCATCGTTTCGACCGTTTCAGCCACCCGCGAGGCGTCGCTGGAGCAGCTGGTACAGGGTGCGCTGCCGCGTCTGGATGCCCTGATCGCCGAAGGTGCCACGGTGGTGGAGGTGAAATCCGGCTACGGGCTGGGCCTGACCACGGAGCTGAACATGCTGCGCGCCGCCCGCCGTCTGGGCGAACTGCGCCCGGTGACGGTCAAGACCACCTTCCTTGGCGCCCATGCCACGCCGGGCGAGTACAAGGGCCGGGACGACGACTACATCGATCAGGTCTGCATCCCCGCCCTGCGCGCCGCTTTTGCGGAGGGGCTGGTGGATGCGGTCGACGGCTTCTGCGAAAACATCGCGTTTTCCCCCGCGCAGATCGAACGGGTGTTCAAGGCGGCGCAGGAGCTGGGCCTGCCGGTGAAACTGCACGCCGAACAGCTGAGCCACCAGGGCGGCACCGCGCTGGCCGCGCGCTATGGCGCGTTGTCAGTCGATCACGTGGAATACGCCAGTGAAGACGATGCCAGGGCGATGGCCGCCGCGGGCTCCGTCGCGGTGATCCTGCCCGGCGCCTTCTACACCATCCGCGAAACCCAGATGCCGCCGGTTGATCATTTCCGGACCCACGGCGTGCCGATGGCGCTGGCGACCGACTGCAACCCCGGCTCCTCGCCGCTGACCTCGCTCCTGCTGACGATGAACATGGGCTGCACCCTGTTCCGGATGACCCCGGAGGAGGCGCTGGCAGGCGTCACCCGCAACGCAGCCCGCGCGCTGGGGCTGGCGGACCGGGGACAGATCGCTGAGGGTATGCGCGCCGATCTGGCGGTCTGGGACGTGGAAACGCCCGGCGAGCTCGCCTACCGCATCGGCTTCAACCCGCTTTACACCCGTATCTATGAGGGCAAACAATGA
- a CDS encoding formimidoylglutamate deiminase yields MQSIFAHHARLPQGWVIDLRLTVADGRIVTLEPGAFAQPQDHCVMALVPALANLHSHSFQRAMAGMTETRVSGKESFWSWRKLMYQFVDHLTPEHYEAIAGLVFMEMLEAGYASVGEFHYVHHQPGGRPYAALGELSNRVFAAADLTGIGLTHLPVLYSYGGAGQVPLSGGQQRFGNDVARYADLLSDCRSMVTKSLPSDARVGIAPHSLRATAPQDLKEVLSLRSGAPVHIHIAEQPQEVTDISTWLGARPVEWLLENCGVGADWCLIHATHMTAQETRDLAQSGAVAGLCPITEGNLGDGPFNGAAFLSHGGHFGVGSDSNVRISLSEELRMLEYSQRLRDLARNVMVPQEGSVGTTLYLGAAEGGAQALGREAGRLEVGALADLMAFDTTHVSLCALRPDQFLDGLCFASDDSVVSDVWSAGRHVVSGGRHAKRDQIIAAYASAVAALLDAL; encoded by the coding sequence ATGCAGTCAATATTTGCACACCACGCGCGCCTGCCTCAGGGGTGGGTCATTGATCTGCGATTGACGGTTGCGGATGGCCGGATCGTCACGCTTGAACCCGGCGCGTTTGCACAGCCTCAAGATCATTGTGTCATGGCGCTGGTCCCGGCCCTCGCCAATCTGCATTCTCACAGTTTCCAGCGGGCCATGGCGGGCATGACCGAAACGCGCGTCTCGGGGAAAGAGAGTTTCTGGTCATGGCGCAAGCTGATGTATCAATTTGTCGATCACCTAACACCCGAACACTATGAGGCGATTGCTGGACTGGTCTTCATGGAAATGCTGGAGGCGGGTTATGCCTCGGTTGGGGAGTTCCACTATGTGCACCACCAACCCGGGGGACGGCCCTATGCCGCGCTGGGCGAGTTGAGCAATCGGGTCTTTGCGGCGGCGGACCTGACCGGGATCGGACTGACCCATCTGCCGGTTTTATACAGCTATGGCGGGGCAGGGCAGGTGCCTCTTTCCGGGGGTCAGCAGCGGTTTGGCAATGATGTGGCGCGCTATGCGGACCTTCTGTCCGATTGTCGTTCGATGGTGACGAAGAGCCTGCCGTCGGATGCGCGTGTCGGCATTGCGCCGCATTCGCTGCGAGCAACCGCACCACAGGATCTGAAAGAGGTCCTGTCGCTGCGGTCGGGCGCGCCGGTGCATATACATATTGCAGAGCAACCGCAGGAAGTGACCGATATCAGCACTTGGCTGGGAGCGAGACCGGTAGAGTGGTTGCTGGAGAATTGCGGTGTCGGCGCAGATTGGTGCCTTATCCATGCGACCCATATGACAGCGCAGGAAACCCGCGATCTGGCGCAGAGCGGTGCCGTGGCCGGCCTCTGCCCGATTACCGAAGGCAACCTGGGCGACGGTCCCTTCAACGGTGCGGCGTTTCTGAGCCACGGAGGGCATTTCGGTGTCGGATCAGATTCCAACGTGCGGATTTCCCTGTCGGAAGAGCTGCGCATGCTTGAATATTCGCAGCGGCTGCGGGATCTGGCGCGTAATGTGATGGTACCGCAAGAGGGGTCCGTCGGAACGACCCTATATCTGGGTGCGGCCGAGGGTGGTGCGCAGGCGCTTGGCCGCGAGGCCGGTCGTCTGGAAGTCGGTGCTCTGGCGGATCTGATGGCTTTTGATACGACGCATGTCTCACTATGTGCGCTGCGCCCGGACCAGTTCCTTGATGGTCTTTGCTTTGCTTCCGATGATTCCGTGGTCAGCGATGTCTGGTCTGCAGGGCGTCATGTCGTCAGCGGCGGGCGCCATGCAAAGCGGGATCAGATCATCGCGGCTTATGCCTCAGCGGTTGCTGCGCTCCTTGACGCGCTTTAA
- a CDS encoding GntR family transcriptional regulator — translation MVERTKMGFQDVRDNVLKRIQDRVWAQGDLLPTEQELAEEFGCARATVNRALRELAERGIIDRKRKSGTRVAMLPVKQAKLEITLTRQLVEDRNATYRYALVHRREGPAPGWLASQLQLAPASPVLHVRAMHYGDNQPFQYEDRWINIAAVPKVTEADFSAVGPNEWLLAEVPFSTAELSFGAIAADAELAEYLACPVGAPLFQMERSTWFQAQPVTFVRMSFHPGYQMRSRY, via the coding sequence ATGGTAGAACGGACAAAAATGGGTTTTCAGGATGTCCGTGACAACGTGCTGAAACGCATTCAGGACCGGGTCTGGGCGCAGGGCGACCTGTTGCCGACAGAGCAGGAACTGGCTGAGGAGTTCGGATGTGCCCGCGCCACTGTGAACCGTGCGCTGCGTGAGCTGGCGGAGCGAGGTATCATCGACCGCAAGCGTAAAAGCGGAACGCGGGTGGCAATGTTACCCGTGAAACAAGCCAAGCTGGAGATCACGCTGACGCGGCAGCTGGTCGAGGACCGAAATGCCACCTACCGTTACGCATTGGTCCACCGGAGAGAGGGTCCGGCGCCGGGCTGGCTGGCATCGCAATTGCAACTGGCACCAGCGTCGCCCGTTTTGCACGTGCGCGCCATGCACTATGGCGACAACCAGCCGTTCCAATATGAAGATCGCTGGATCAATATCGCCGCGGTGCCAAAGGTGACAGAGGCCGATTTTAGTGCGGTCGGACCAAATGAATGGCTGCTCGCCGAGGTGCCGTTTTCCACCGCCGAGCTGAGCTTTGGTGCCATTGCTGCGGATGCTGAATTGGCCGAGTATCTTGCCTGTCCGGTTGGCGCGCCACTGTTCCAGATGGAGCGGTCGACCTGGTTTCAGGCCCAGCCGGTCACCTTTGTTCGGATGAGTTTCCATCCCGGCTACCAGATGCGCAGCCGCTATTAG
- a CDS encoding transporter substrate-binding domain-containing protein, with product MRRFLAPFVLIYLLWGLAAAAETLTVSTVTRPPFSMTEGDRDTGFSIDLVRSLSDRLGWDYQLVRTDTFGEMLDLVRSGQVDMAAANISITSARETEMDFSHPIFESGLRIMVAAADVRAPSLIRVLFSADLMLAIAVAVVLLMGGGMLMWGLERRAQPYFDRPLKEAWFPSFWWALNLVVNGGFEERVPRTPIGRIFGVILVVSSLFVVSLFVAKITAVMTVEAISGSINSVNDLYDKDVGTLDGSTAARFLERRDISYRGYSDLASLLKDFESGETRVVVFDAPVLDHYMEGEGRLHGRAVGQVFLREDYGLLLPDSSEHLEDINRALLALRENGEYDDIYRKWFGKAP from the coding sequence TTGCGCCGTTTTCTTGCTCCATTTGTCCTGATCTATCTGCTGTGGGGGCTGGCAGCGGCCGCCGAGACTCTGACTGTCAGCACGGTCACGCGCCCGCCGTTTTCGATGACAGAGGGTGATCGCGACACCGGGTTTTCCATTGATCTGGTGCGCAGCCTGAGCGACCGGCTGGGCTGGGATTATCAGCTGGTGCGGACAGATACATTCGGCGAAATGCTGGATCTGGTGCGCAGCGGCCAGGTGGATATGGCAGCGGCCAATATTTCGATCACCTCGGCACGCGAAACCGAAATGGACTTCAGCCACCCGATCTTCGAAAGCGGTCTGCGGATCATGGTAGCGGCCGCCGATGTCCGTGCGCCCTCATTGATCCGCGTGCTGTTTTCCGCCGACCTGATGCTTGCAATTGCAGTCGCTGTCGTCCTGCTGATGGGGGGCGGGATGCTGATGTGGGGCCTGGAGCGACGTGCCCAGCCCTATTTCGACCGCCCACTGAAAGAGGCCTGGTTCCCCTCCTTCTGGTGGGCGCTGAACCTCGTGGTCAACGGCGGCTTTGAGGAACGCGTCCCACGCACCCCGATTGGGCGCATATTTGGCGTTATCCTCGTCGTCTCATCCCTGTTCGTAGTGTCGCTTTTCGTGGCCAAGATCACAGCTGTCATGACGGTCGAGGCGATCAGCGGGTCGATCAATTCGGTGAATGACCTCTATGACAAGGACGTCGGCACACTCGACGGCTCTACGGCGGCGCGGTTTCTCGAACGCCGTGACATCAGCTATCGCGGATATTCGGATCTGGCGTCCTTGCTGAAGGATTTCGAAAGCGGCGAGACCAGGGTTGTCGTCTTCGACGCCCCGGTTCTGGACCACTACATGGAAGGCGAAGGTCGTCTGCATGGCCGCGCCGTCGGACAGGTATTCCTGCGCGAGGACTACGGCTTGCTGCTCCCCGATAGCTCCGAGCATCTGGAAGATATCAACCGGGCGCTGCTGGCCCTACGCGAAAACGGCGAATACGACGATATCTATCGAAAGTGGTTCGGCAAGGCGCCCTGA